ACAGGTGCACGCCGCCCTGGGCTGCGGGGTCCTGGTCAGCCTGGGCGGAGACCTGGCGACTGCCGGCCCCGGCCCGCACGTCGCTGGACACCCGGGGCCGTGGCAGATCCTCGTCCAGGACCTGCCGACGGACCCGGCCGAACACATCGCCCTCGAACCAGGGTTCGCACTCGCCACCTCCAGCACGCAGAAGAGACGCTGGAAGCACGCCGGAACCGACGTTCATCACATCCTGGACCCCCGCTTCGGACTTCCCGCCAAACCCGTGTGGCGCTCAGTCACGGTGGCGGCCCCCACCTGCCTGGAAGCCAACGCGTACAGCACGGCAGCCATCGTCCGCGGGACGGCGGCCCTTGACTGGTTCAGGTCTGCCGGCATTCCCGGCCGCTTCGTGGACCAGCAGGGACGGACCCTGATCACCGGCGGCTGGCCGGCCGGGCCTGTCAGTGTAGAGGCGGGTGCGTCCCGTGGATGAAGCCATGTGGGCCTTCGGCCGTGCCAGCGGATTTATTGCGCTGGCACTGTTCACCGTGTCCGTCCTCCTGGGCATCCTCAACCGGTCAGGCCGGCCCCTTCTCGTGCTGCCGCGGTTCTCCATCAGCCTCCTCCACCGGAACATCGCACTGCTGTCCGCGGTGTTCCTCGGACTGCACGTCGGTTCGCTGCTGCTGGACTCCTATGCAAAGCTGCGCCCGGTGGATGTCCTGGTTCCGTTCCTGGGCTCGTTCAGGCCGTTCTGGCAGGGCCTCGGGACGGTGGCGCTGGACCTGGCGGCCGCCGTGATCGTTACCGCCCTGCTGCGCCGCCGGATTGGTCAACGCGCCTTCAAGGCGGTCCATTGGCTGAGCTACGGCGTCTGGCCGGTGGCGCTGGCCCACGCCATCGGAAACGGAACCGATGTGGGCAGCCCGTGGTTCTTCTTCATCGCGGCAGCCTCAGCACTCGCCGTCGGGGGAGCCCTGGTGTGGCGCCTTTCCGCAACGTTCCTTGAAACCTCCAGGGCCCGTGAAGGGAACCTCCGGTGAACGCGCACCCGGACGTTGTGGCCCAGCCGGTCCCGCCGGCACCCGTGCAGCTGTCACGTCTCCTGGCCGCCGCCCCGGACCCGTCGCTGAACCGGCACCTGGAGACGTTCGGACCCCTGGACCCCGGCGCTGATACCGAGGGATTTCTGCAGGAGCTGGAGGCCTCGAAACTCACCGGCCGCGGCGGGGCCGCCTTCGAAACCTGGCGGAAAGCCATGGCCGCAGCCCGGTCCGGGAGGAAGGGACTGTTCCCTGCCCGGCCGGTGGTCATTGCCAACGGGGCTGAGGGAGAACCGCTCAGCTTCAAGGACCGGACGCTGCTCGCCTACGCGCCCCACTTGGTGATTGACGGCCTGCTTGCCCTGACCCGGGCCCTGGGCGGCACGCAGATGTACCTCTACGTGCCGGCCGGCAGCATCCCCGGCGTGCGCCACGCCATCGCGGAGCATCCGGGTGCCGCCCGGATTGAGATCGTGGCAGCGCCGGCCACTTTTATTGCCGGCGAGGCCAGCGCCGTCGTCAACAGGATCGCCACCGGCTCTGCGTTGCCGGTGGACCAGCGGCGCCGGCTCAGTGAGGCCGGGCTTAACGGGCGTCCCACCCTGGTCATCAATGTTGAAACCCTGGCGCAGGTGGCCCTGATCGGCAGATACGGCGCCCGGTGGTTCCGGGAGGCGGGCACCTCCTCAGATCCGGGCACCCGGCTCGTGTCAGTGTCCGGTCCGCCCCCCGTGCAGGACGTTGTCCTGGAAGTGCCGGGCGGTGCCAGCCTCGTCGATGTCCTCGCCGCGGCGGGCATGGAACCGGCGTCCGTGTCCGCGGTGCTGGTGGGCGGGTACCACGGCCGGTGGATCAGGCCGGGCCCCTATCAGCTGTCGCCCGGAGGCCCGGCAGGACAGACGGTCAGGCCCGGCGCCGGGGTGGTCCACGCCCTGGGCCTGGGCACCTGCGGGGTGCAGGTGACGGCTCGGATCCTCGCCTACCTTGCCGATGAGTCCGCCCGGCAGTGCGGGCCCTGCATGTTCGGGCTGCCGGCCATGGCCTCGGTCCTGAACCGGATCGCCGCCGGCGAGCGGAATCC
The window above is part of the Pseudarthrobacter sp. IC2-21 genome. Proteins encoded here:
- a CDS encoding NADH-ubiquinone oxidoreductase-F iron-sulfur binding region domain-containing protein; the protein is MNAHPDVVAQPVPPAPVQLSRLLAAAPDPSLNRHLETFGPLDPGADTEGFLQELEASKLTGRGGAAFETWRKAMAAARSGRKGLFPARPVVIANGAEGEPLSFKDRTLLAYAPHLVIDGLLALTRALGGTQMYLYVPAGSIPGVRHAIAEHPGAARIEIVAAPATFIAGEASAVVNRIATGSALPVDQRRRLSEAGLNGRPTLVINVETLAQVALIGRYGARWFREAGTSSDPGTRLVSVSGPPPVQDVVLEVPGGASLVDVLAAAGMEPASVSAVLVGGYHGRWIRPGPYQLSPGGPAGQTVRPGAGVVHALGLGTCGVQVTARILAYLADESARQCGPCMFGLPAMASVLNRIAAGERNPRLPGELDRLAKLVAGRGACRHPDGTAGLVASALEVFDEDVRAHLGGRCLAVGGRPA
- a CDS encoding ferric reductase-like transmembrane domain-containing protein — translated: MDEAMWAFGRASGFIALALFTVSVLLGILNRSGRPLLVLPRFSISLLHRNIALLSAVFLGLHVGSLLLDSYAKLRPVDVLVPFLGSFRPFWQGLGTVALDLAAAVIVTALLRRRIGQRAFKAVHWLSYGVWPVALAHAIGNGTDVGSPWFFFIAAASALAVGGALVWRLSATFLETSRAREGNLR